The Oncorhynchus tshawytscha isolate Ot180627B linkage group LG08, Otsh_v2.0, whole genome shotgun sequence genome window below encodes:
- the LOC112256223 gene encoding GDNF family receptor alpha-4, with amino-acid sequence MLFLGILLSIFIQDVVTSLPPLPPGIMDCVEAESGCEADPQCKELYSTLRYCVSEEEVAPQGSKARIGCLEALSALHYPPLLACKCQRGARREEHCLRVYWSIRILQSYEDLEASPYDDSPVEMSHMASIVAAASSLPLDGQNACLKAAQDCGLYEKCGSLRSEYVLACTKRVPGSDHCNRQKCHRALRRFLERVPGEYSLGLLFCPCTDKLCGERRRKTIVPSCSYQERDGEQPNCLHLQSSCTRDQLCRSRLADFQHNCQSSGHSPSACFRDSGTVCLKSYAGLIGTIMTPNYLSNSTMDVALWCNCEGSGNQWKNCLKIQNMFTNNVCLEHSISTMGSSPPRPVESILPPSPRPSPLDQQNKLSNNAQDELSNNAVEQSEEEEEEEEGGQFDVIPLYAEKATVSNLGSGGGGVSPRLSSAPPPSLLLLLLLLSASLSWG; translated from the exons ATGTTGTTCCTCGGAATACTGCTCAGCATCTTCATACAAG aTGTGGTCACCTCCTTGCCGCCCCTCCCCCCGGGCATTATGGACTGTGTGGAGGCAGAGAGTGGGTGTGAAGCAGATCCCCAGTGCAAGGAGCTGTACAGCACCTTGCGGTACTGTGTGTCTGAGGAGGAGGTGGCTCCGCAGGGGAGCAAGGCCAGGATAGGGTGCCTGGAGGCCCTGAGCGCCCTGCACTACCCCCCCCTGTTGGCCTGCAAGTGTCAGCGCGGCGCACGCAGAGAGGAGCACTGCCTCCGAGTCTACTGGAGTATCAGGATCCtgcaga GTTATGAGGACTTGGAGGCGTCTCCCTATGACGACTCGCCAGTGGAAATGTCTCACATGGCCTCCATAGTGGCCGCAG cctcctctcttcctctagaTGGACAGAACGCGTGTCTGAAGGCAGCCCAGGACTGTGGTCTGTATGAGAAATGCGGGTCCTTGAGGTCTGAGTACGTCCTGGCCTGCACTAAGCGCGTCCCAGGCTCGGACCACTGCAACAGGCAGAAGTGCCACCGGGCGCTGCGGCGCTTCCTGGAGCGTGTCCCAGGGGAGTACAGCCTGGggttgttgttctgcccctgtacTGACAAACTGTGTGGGGAGAGACGCAGGAAGACCATTGTCCCTTCCTGTTCCTaccaggagagagacggggaacagCCCAACTGTCTGCATCTGCAGAGCTCCTGCACGAGGGACCAACTCTGCAG gTCCAGACTGGCTGATTTCCAGCATAACTGCCAGTCCTCCGGCCACTCCCCCTCGGCCTGTTTCAGAGATAGTGGAACAGTGTGCCTCAAATCCTACGCTGGACTCATCG GCACCATCATGACCCCCAACTACCTTAGCAACAGCACTATGGACGTGGCCCTGTGGTGCAATTGTGAGGGCAGTGGCAACCAATGGAAGAACTGCCTGAAGATCCAGAACATGTTCACCAATAACGTCTGTCTGG AGCACTCCATAAGTACCATGGGTAGCTCTCCACCTCGGCCAGTGGAGAGCATTCTTCCCCCTTCCCCTCGCCCCTCCCCCCTGGACCAGCAGAACAAACTCAGCAACAACGCCCAGGATGAGCTCAGTAACAACGCT gtggagcagagtgaggaagaggaggaagaggaggaggggggtcagTTTGACGTGATCCCTCTCTATGCTGAGAAGGCCACGGTGTCCAATCTGGGttctgggggtgggggggtgtccCCCCGTCTGTCCTcagccccccctccctccctgctgctgcTCCTTCTGCTACTGTCTGCCTCTCTGAGCTGGGGGTAA